The Burkholderia sp. PAMC 26561 genome window below encodes:
- a CDS encoding CheR family methyltransferase produces the protein MSSDKSVARADDPNVSPHPASSLPFPVVGLGASAGGIQALLRFFESAPADMDMAFVVVLHLSPEHESSVDQVLQRVTRMPVAQVVGSTQIQKNHVYVISPSKNLTMNDGHLLVTESDGPRGRPVAIDLFFRSLAQVHRERAMAVILSGSGSDGAVGIGQIKEFAGITIAQSPDDAEYPAMPQSAIATHMVDFVLPVVDIPQQLIRLWGNARVIQLPNIEPDERVKIDEDNAAKAEQALLEVLNELLKRTGHDFSHYKRATVLRRIERRMQVNLAPTVPAYRDFLLKTPEEAKSLLRDMLIGVTNFFRDRESFEAFERETVPKLFDDLSTDDQIRAWVAGCSTGEEAYSIAMLLTERAEMQAPGQSIQVFATDIDERAIRIGRAGLYPASIVTDVPPTRLRLHFAKEPLQYRANKRLREQILFAEHNLLRDPPFSQLDLVSCRNLLIYLDRTVQRQVLERFHFALRPRGFLFLGSAETADVADDLFELVDKKYRIYRARQLTRSKGLSHLSVPRAIGSPNIAVALPNVQRAKALPPLPYTDLHRRAMLQYGPPSVIVDSTSRVVHVSELADRYLRYVSGEPSQDLFDIVLPQLRLVLRTAVFEATKDVVAVDAKAVPMQLDGRDVTVSTSVRPFSDDATGSNLVLIIFNEIADLRVGSDAAENLRSNMDRDPLVDSLESELRTTRTQLQASLEHADASTEELKASNEELQAINEELRSTTEELETSKEELQSINEELVTVNSELQDKIHETGKANDDLLNLISATGIATVFVDRAMRISRFTPTATALFNLIPSDLGRSLLDITHRLDYPNLEHDAADAFASLSIIEKEISGPDDKWYLSRFIPYRTSEDRIDGAVLTLVDITARRHAEAEVKTSEKRLQLAAQSTDDYAIIVQDQDGLIITWNRGATRIFGYSEAEITGKPVELIYLPTDRESHVASSERQIATDKGRSQDERWYVRKDGSKLYCSGVTTRLKGEGFEGFAKIARDLTDGNTAESSKQLQQSLERSVREQVEAADRLKDEFLAVLSHELKNPLNLIHVKAEMLTRAPLARDLAVVRDAADAIQKSVAAQATIIDDLLDMSRVKTGKLALNRAHVDIAATINAVGAALESDAAERGIKVVLSGADKPLTVWADSVRIEQVLWNLLSNALKFTSAGGQINATLSRDGRFACIEVADTGQGIDPVFIPKIFDMFSQADGGSARSKGGLGIGLALVKQLVERHGGRVSAESAGLGQGAKFSVWIPIERASEHAAPAQQPDLGILRNKRVLLVEDTQETLEAFQALLELEGAHVHAESNGAGALLAAADGHFDLILSDIGMPEMDGYELIAAIRTMPMYASTPAIALTGFGRPQDAKRALAAGFNGHVGKPVSLENLVALIARYLST, from the coding sequence ATGAGTAGTGACAAAAGCGTTGCCCGGGCAGACGATCCGAATGTCTCGCCGCATCCGGCGAGCTCACTTCCATTCCCTGTTGTTGGCCTTGGCGCATCTGCGGGCGGCATCCAAGCGCTTCTGCGATTCTTCGAAAGCGCACCCGCTGACATGGACATGGCGTTTGTTGTCGTGCTCCATCTGTCGCCCGAACATGAAAGCAGCGTCGATCAGGTGTTGCAGCGGGTCACGCGCATGCCTGTGGCTCAGGTGGTGGGATCGACGCAAATTCAGAAAAACCATGTCTACGTCATTTCCCCGTCGAAGAATTTGACGATGAACGACGGACACCTCCTTGTAACGGAATCCGACGGTCCGCGGGGAAGGCCGGTGGCCATTGATCTTTTCTTCCGCAGCTTGGCTCAGGTGCATCGCGAGCGCGCGATGGCAGTCATCCTGTCAGGCTCTGGCAGCGACGGCGCCGTGGGCATCGGTCAGATCAAAGAGTTTGCGGGTATTACCATCGCGCAAAGCCCCGACGATGCGGAATATCCCGCGATGCCGCAAAGCGCGATCGCCACCCACATGGTCGATTTCGTTCTGCCCGTCGTGGACATTCCGCAGCAATTGATCCGTTTGTGGGGAAATGCTCGGGTCATTCAGCTTCCGAACATCGAGCCAGATGAGCGTGTCAAGATTGACGAAGACAATGCGGCAAAGGCGGAGCAGGCATTGCTGGAAGTTCTGAATGAATTGTTGAAGCGAACCGGACACGATTTCAGCCACTACAAGCGAGCAACGGTGTTGCGTCGAATCGAGCGGCGCATGCAGGTCAACCTCGCGCCCACCGTGCCGGCATATCGCGACTTTCTGCTTAAAACGCCCGAAGAGGCGAAGTCGCTACTACGCGATATGTTGATCGGTGTCACCAACTTTTTTCGTGATCGCGAATCCTTCGAAGCGTTTGAGCGTGAGACCGTGCCGAAGCTATTCGACGACCTGTCGACCGACGATCAGATTCGTGCGTGGGTTGCAGGTTGCTCAACCGGAGAAGAAGCCTATTCAATCGCTATGCTATTAACCGAGCGTGCGGAAATGCAGGCGCCCGGTCAGTCCATTCAGGTCTTTGCGACCGACATTGACGAGCGCGCAATTAGGATCGGGCGCGCCGGGCTATACCCCGCCTCCATCGTGACCGACGTTCCGCCTACGCGCCTTCGCCTACATTTTGCGAAGGAACCGCTGCAATACCGCGCGAACAAGCGCTTACGCGAGCAAATCTTATTCGCCGAACATAACCTGCTCCGTGATCCGCCGTTTTCTCAGCTCGACCTTGTCTCGTGCCGCAACCTGCTTATTTATCTCGATCGCACTGTGCAAAGGCAAGTGCTCGAGCGATTCCATTTTGCGCTCCGGCCACGAGGATTCCTTTTTTTAGGGTCGGCCGAGACCGCAGATGTCGCGGACGACCTCTTTGAATTAGTAGATAAAAAATATCGTATTTACCGCGCTCGTCAATTGACGCGATCTAAGGGGCTCTCTCACCTGTCCGTCCCACGCGCGATCGGGTCGCCGAACATCGCGGTGGCGCTCCCCAACGTTCAGCGGGCAAAAGCGCTACCGCCGCTTCCCTATACGGATTTACACCGTCGGGCCATGCTTCAGTACGGGCCGCCTAGTGTTATCGTCGACAGCACGTCACGCGTCGTGCACGTTTCAGAGCTTGCCGATAGGTATCTGCGCTATGTCAGTGGCGAGCCGTCACAAGACCTGTTCGACATTGTCCTTCCACAATTGCGCCTGGTGCTCCGTACAGCCGTATTTGAGGCGACCAAGGACGTGGTCGCCGTTGATGCCAAAGCCGTACCCATGCAGCTAGACGGTCGCGATGTGACAGTCAGTACGTCGGTTCGTCCGTTCAGTGATGATGCGACTGGCAGCAATTTGGTTTTGATCATTTTCAACGAGATCGCTGACTTGCGTGTTGGGTCCGATGCCGCGGAGAACTTGCGCAGCAATATGGATCGCGACCCCTTGGTTGATTCACTGGAGTCGGAGCTGCGCACGACACGCACTCAGTTGCAGGCAAGTCTTGAGCATGCCGACGCCTCCACCGAAGAGCTCAAGGCGTCTAACGAGGAATTGCAAGCAATCAACGAAGAGTTGCGCTCGACCACCGAGGAGTTGGAAACGAGCAAGGAAGAGCTTCAATCCATCAATGAAGAACTCGTCACGGTGAATAGCGAGCTGCAAGACAAGATTCACGAAACAGGAAAGGCAAATGACGATCTGCTCAATCTGATTTCGGCGACGGGTATCGCTACAGTGTTTGTCGACCGGGCAATGCGGATCAGCCGTTTCACGCCGACGGCCACGGCTCTGTTCAATCTAATCCCCTCTGACCTTGGCCGCTCGTTGCTTGATATCACGCATCGATTGGATTATCCGAACCTTGAACATGATGCGGCTGACGCCTTTGCATCGCTCTCGATCATTGAAAAAGAGATCAGCGGTCCGGATGACAAGTGGTACCTCTCCCGGTTCATTCCGTACCGGACGTCGGAGGACCGAATCGATGGTGCGGTGCTCACGCTCGTTGACATCACGGCGAGGCGCCACGCGGAGGCGGAAGTCAAAACGAGTGAGAAACGCCTGCAGCTCGCCGCGCAGAGCACCGATGACTACGCGATTATCGTTCAGGATCAGGATGGGCTGATCATCACCTGGAACCGTGGAGCGACGCGCATATTCGGGTATTCCGAGGCGGAGATCACGGGCAAGCCGGTCGAGCTGATTTATCTGCCCACCGATCGCGAAAGCCACGTTGCCAGCTCAGAGCGCCAGATTGCGACGGACAAGGGAAGATCCCAGGACGAGCGCTGGTACGTGCGAAAGGATGGTTCAAAGCTCTATTGCAGCGGCGTGACGACAAGGCTGAAGGGTGAAGGATTTGAAGGTTTTGCAAAGATTGCTAGAGACTTAACGGATGGCAACACGGCCGAGAGCTCAAAGCAACTTCAGCAATCGCTTGAGCGATCGGTGCGAGAGCAGGTTGAAGCGGCCGATCGACTGAAAGATGAATTCCTGGCGGTGCTGTCTCACGAGCTCAAAAACCCGCTCAATCTGATCCACGTGAAGGCTGAGATGCTGACACGCGCTCCCCTAGCACGCGATCTCGCAGTGGTGCGCGACGCTGCCGACGCGATTCAGAAGTCGGTCGCAGCACAGGCAACTATTATCGACGACTTGCTCGACATGTCGCGGGTCAAAACCGGCAAGTTAGCACTCAACAGGGCCCACGTGGATATAGCCGCGACGATCAATGCGGTCGGCGCGGCCCTTGAAAGCGATGCTGCGGAGCGCGGAATAAAGGTTGTCCTATCAGGCGCGGATAAACCTCTTACCGTATGGGCTGATTCCGTTCGCATTGAGCAGGTGCTTTGGAATCTCCTGAGCAACGCACTGAAATTTACGTCGGCTGGCGGACAGATTAACGCGACTCTGTCGCGCGATGGTCGGTTTGCGTGCATCGAGGTCGCCGACACGGGACAAGGCATCGACCCGGTCTTCATACCCAAAATCTTCGATATGTTCAGCCAGGCGGACGGCGGATCCGCGCGTTCAAAGGGTGGCTTGGGTATTGGACTGGCCCTGGTCAAGCAGTTGGTCGAAAGGCATGGCGGTAGAGTGAGCGCCGAATCCGCAGGCTTGGGTCAAGGTGCTAAATTCAGCGTATGGATCCCAATCGAGAGAGCATCTGAGCACGCGGCTCCCGCCCAACAGCCAGACCTTGGCATTTTGAGAAACAAGCGCGTCCTGCTCGTCGAAGACACCCAAGAAACGCTCGAAGCGTTCCAAGCTTTGTTAGAACTTGAAGGCGCGCACGTCCACGCTGAATCAAATGGCGCGGGTGCGCTACTTGCCGCTGCAGACGGCCATTTTGATCTCATTCTGTCCGATATCGGGATGCCGGAAATGGATGGATACGAACTGATCGCAGCTATCCGGACCATGCCCATGTATGCGAGTACTCCCGCAATCGCATTGACGGGGTTTGGACGTCCGCAAGACGCCAAGCGCGCGCTCGCGGCGGGTTTCAACGGCCACGTAGGCAAACCCGTTTCGCTCGAGAATTTAGTCGCGTTGATCGCTCGCTACCTCTCTACCTAG
- a CDS encoding type II toxin-antitoxin system HigB family toxin, whose translation MRIVAKKNLLVFCATHAAARQSLLAWHEEAAKAVWTTPQDIKTRYASASFVGHNRVVFNIKGNAYRLIVAVAYRIGVVYIKFIGTHAEYDAIDSETVELEL comes from the coding sequence ATGAGAATCGTCGCAAAGAAGAATCTCCTCGTTTTTTGTGCGACCCATGCGGCGGCACGCCAGTCCTTGCTTGCGTGGCATGAAGAGGCCGCCAAGGCTGTTTGGACAACCCCTCAGGACATCAAAACCCGGTACGCATCAGCCAGTTTTGTGGGACACAACCGCGTTGTGTTTAATATCAAAGGGAACGCTTACCGACTAATCGTGGCGGTCGCCTACAGGATTGGCGTGGTCTACATTAAGTTTATCGGCACTCACGCCGAGTACGATGCAATCGATTCAGAGACTGTTGAGCTGGAGTTGTGA
- a CDS encoding helix-turn-helix domain-containing protein produces the protein MEAKTKTKKVAPIALAKKNLVAEPAYKKPVKSKAELEKVVAVAEASKPKSTQFVAENTRKWGTDLVEAGWIFLPSTLVLKRDELGMDAVDLNILLVLLQYWWKADGLPFPTKQTIAGFVGIDASNVRKRLAKLEAKGLVTRTVRPKGGARNDSNIYSFEGLIKKAMPLALELSGERRNSGAKSATVKARRAAAAKNEASLS, from the coding sequence ATGGAAGCAAAAACCAAAACCAAGAAAGTCGCACCGATCGCACTGGCGAAAAAAAACCTTGTCGCAGAGCCCGCGTATAAGAAACCGGTTAAGAGCAAGGCCGAGCTCGAAAAAGTAGTGGCAGTGGCCGAGGCCAGCAAACCAAAGAGTACCCAGTTCGTCGCTGAGAATACTCGCAAATGGGGTACGGATCTCGTCGAGGCTGGCTGGATCTTCCTGCCGAGCACGCTGGTTCTCAAACGTGACGAGCTCGGCATGGACGCGGTGGATCTGAACATCCTGCTCGTGCTTCTGCAGTACTGGTGGAAAGCGGACGGGCTGCCGTTCCCAACCAAACAGACGATCGCGGGCTTCGTTGGGATCGATGCGTCGAACGTGCGCAAGCGCCTAGCGAAGCTCGAAGCGAAAGGACTTGTCACGCGCACGGTGCGTCCGAAGGGTGGAGCTCGCAACGATTCGAACATCTACAGCTTCGAGGGACTGATCAAAAAAGCGATGCCGCTAGCGCTTGAGCTAAGTGGTGAGCGGCGCAATTCGGGTGCCAAGTCCGCCACTGTCAAGGCCAGGCGTGCTGCCGCAGCCAAGAACGAGGCATCACTGTCATGA
- a CDS encoding cold-shock protein: protein MATGTVKWFNDAKGFGFITPDEGGDDLFAHFSEIRSEGFKSLAEGQKVTYESKKGPKGQQASNIQPS, encoded by the coding sequence ATGGCAACTGGCACAGTCAAGTGGTTTAACGACGCAAAGGGTTTTGGATTCATTACGCCGGACGAGGGCGGCGATGATTTGTTCGCGCATTTCTCTGAGATCCGCTCGGAAGGGTTCAAGAGCCTCGCGGAAGGGCAGAAGGTAACGTACGAATCGAAGAAGGGCCCCAAAGGTCAGCAGGCGTCAAATATCCAACCGTCGTAA
- the trfA gene encoding plasmid replication initiator TrfA, producing MSTAIERVRKLEGEFGPASQLKLFPQWGSDYRGMSKSLARSALFAVRDKRVPRERYENAVIASLQNVEIRYSGIELRQDDHDVFMQLCHMARDEQMGSAVSITGIDALRDLKWGSSLEDYDRLRACYTRMLEGTIYVTVKGARNIRVTGSHLFQSVTAEQGTGTVEGLTARWTIRLNPELAGILTGDEMTLILWARHEELPPLAKWLYRFFATHETPFPYKAETLHMLCGSRQVDMAAFRQKLKKSLQELVDGRFIASFSMGPKLSYLVTVTHLEQPRIG from the coding sequence GTGTCGACAGCCATAGAACGAGTGAGAAAATTGGAGGGGGAATTTGGCCCCGCGAGCCAGCTTAAGCTATTCCCGCAGTGGGGAAGCGACTATCGCGGCATGTCGAAGAGTCTCGCCCGTAGCGCCCTCTTTGCCGTTCGGGACAAGCGAGTACCGCGCGAACGTTACGAGAACGCCGTTATCGCGTCTCTGCAGAACGTTGAGATCCGGTATTCGGGCATCGAGCTACGCCAAGACGATCACGACGTATTCATGCAGCTGTGCCACATGGCACGTGACGAACAGATGGGCTCCGCCGTGAGCATTACTGGCATCGATGCATTGCGGGATCTGAAGTGGGGAAGTTCGTTAGAGGACTACGACCGACTGCGCGCGTGCTACACGCGTATGCTTGAGGGGACGATATACGTCACTGTCAAAGGCGCGCGAAATATCCGCGTGACTGGGTCCCACTTATTTCAATCCGTAACAGCAGAGCAGGGTACCGGTACCGTCGAAGGACTCACCGCGCGATGGACGATCAGACTAAACCCTGAACTCGCGGGCATCCTCACCGGCGATGAAATGACGTTGATCCTATGGGCGCGTCACGAAGAACTTCCGCCCCTTGCAAAGTGGCTTTATCGATTCTTTGCAACACACGAGACCCCATTCCCATACAAAGCCGAGACGCTGCATATGCTGTGCGGGAGCCGTCAGGTGGATATGGCCGCGTTTCGGCAAAAGCTAAAGAAATCATTGCAGGAACTAGTCGACGGCCGATTTATAGCCAGTTTCAGCATGGGTCCAAAGCTTTCATACCTTGTCACTGTGACCCACCTCGAACAGCCAAGGATCGGATGA
- a CDS encoding helix-turn-helix domain-containing protein: MDIRPLHTEQDYQDALKVISALVDVDPEVGTPEGDRLDVLSVLVERYEAQHFPLDLPDPIEAIRFRMEQAALTASDMQPYLGNLNRVYEVLNRKRGLSLAMIRRLNQGLQIPAEVLIAQA, translated from the coding sequence ATGGATATCCGACCATTACATACTGAGCAGGACTACCAGGACGCCTTGAAAGTGATTTCGGCGCTGGTCGACGTCGACCCCGAGGTCGGGACGCCGGAGGGCGATCGTCTGGACGTGCTGTCCGTCCTGGTCGAACGTTACGAGGCGCAACACTTTCCCTTGGATCTTCCCGATCCGATCGAGGCGATCCGCTTTCGGATGGAGCAGGCGGCGCTCACGGCGAGCGACATGCAGCCATACCTGGGAAACCTGAACCGGGTGTACGAGGTGCTCAATCGCAAGCGGGGCCTAAGTCTTGCCATGATCCGGCGGTTGAACCAGGGCCTACAGATTCCGGCCGAAGTGCTGATCGCGCAAGCCTGA
- a CDS encoding phage integrase family protein → MAPAIIARTYYDVDEDSFAATPSAMDRHLRTMLDGLVKVAIEHGSAALAEHLRSSIKKHGQPKLTTVTFRMVTEAAALAAASPAANHAIGRWFRPRIASRLKGEGITTIGELIAFCNRRGGSWWRSVPRIGAGRAAVVVAWLRRHESHIQLRVDADVDTRDPLVADEVVQVCPAEPVLIDGDGAEQSEKPQKRLADRLTLAPLERMAVPHTLSGADGENRSVAFCYIQARHDLEAVRAYLNKYRDQPKTLRAYTKEVERFLLWSVVVRGKALSSLVVDDCEAYKDFLKSPDPRFVGERFSRNSPRWRPFASDNLSPESQRYAVRALRAAFTWLVDVRYLAGNPWKAVNDPKILQRETAMQIHRALPADLWRRLRNELNKRSGVVGDTKLAVQWRVVRAALLLMGDSGLRREEAAMAQRDKLRVSIYGTLERPVWELTVIGKRNKERTVPVSIATLEALKAHWSDRGRDFMALTDLLNPSAPLLSPVAIPRTPASKVKHHQRSAEGEQGYSADGINRLISRMLTIIVETMNDLSLDERVILKSVNAHAMRHTFGTQSVADEVPVDVVQKVLGHASLQTTSIYVQAEKKRILEEVAAYYTRRPG, encoded by the coding sequence GTGGCGCCTGCGATCATCGCGCGTACTTACTACGACGTCGATGAGGATAGCTTCGCGGCCACGCCCTCGGCCATGGACCGGCACCTTCGCACCATGCTTGATGGCCTGGTGAAGGTGGCGATCGAGCACGGGTCGGCCGCGCTTGCGGAACACTTGCGCTCGTCGATCAAGAAACACGGGCAGCCGAAGCTCACCACGGTGACGTTTCGGATGGTCACTGAAGCAGCGGCACTGGCGGCAGCTTCCCCCGCGGCGAACCACGCGATCGGACGCTGGTTTCGCCCGCGCATCGCATCGCGCCTGAAAGGGGAGGGGATCACAACGATTGGCGAATTGATCGCGTTCTGCAATCGGCGCGGCGGCAGCTGGTGGCGCTCGGTGCCGCGCATTGGCGCCGGGCGCGCGGCCGTCGTCGTGGCTTGGCTGCGCCGGCACGAATCGCACATCCAACTGCGCGTCGACGCCGACGTGGACACGCGCGATCCGCTGGTCGCCGATGAAGTCGTCCAGGTGTGCCCGGCCGAACCGGTTCTGATTGATGGGGATGGGGCAGAGCAGTCGGAAAAACCTCAGAAAAGGTTGGCGGATCGGCTCACCCTAGCACCGCTCGAACGGATGGCCGTGCCGCACACGCTGTCGGGCGCCGACGGTGAAAACCGCTCGGTTGCCTTCTGTTATATCCAGGCGCGCCACGACCTTGAAGCCGTGCGCGCATACCTGAATAAATATCGCGATCAGCCGAAAACGCTGCGGGCCTACACCAAGGAAGTCGAGCGCTTCTTGTTGTGGTCGGTGGTCGTGCGGGGCAAGGCGCTGAGTTCGCTGGTCGTCGATGACTGCGAGGCGTACAAGGATTTCCTCAAAAGTCCGGACCCGCGGTTTGTCGGTGAGCGGTTCAGCCGCAACTCGCCGCGCTGGCGGCCGTTCGCTTCCGACAACCTGTCGCCCGAGTCTCAGCGGTATGCCGTGCGCGCGCTGCGTGCCGCGTTCACTTGGCTAGTCGATGTGCGCTACCTCGCGGGCAATCCCTGGAAAGCGGTCAACGATCCGAAGATCCTGCAACGCGAGACGGCGATGCAAATCCATCGTGCGTTGCCGGCGGACCTGTGGCGGCGCCTACGCAACGAGCTCAATAAACGCTCCGGCGTCGTAGGTGATACTAAGCTTGCCGTGCAGTGGCGCGTCGTTCGCGCAGCTCTGTTATTGATGGGCGACTCGGGCCTGCGCCGGGAAGAGGCAGCCATGGCTCAGCGCGACAAACTGCGCGTGTCGATCTACGGCACGCTTGAGCGTCCGGTGTGGGAGCTGACCGTGATCGGTAAGCGGAACAAGGAACGCACGGTGCCGGTCAGCATTGCGACGCTCGAAGCCCTGAAAGCGCACTGGTCGGATCGGGGACGCGACTTCATGGCGCTGACGGATCTGCTCAACCCATCCGCACCATTGCTGTCGCCAGTCGCCATTCCAAGAACGCCGGCATCCAAAGTAAAACATCATCAGCGCAGCGCCGAAGGAGAGCAGGGATATTCGGCCGACGGCATTAACCGGTTGATCTCACGCATGTTGACGATCATCGTCGAGACCATGAATGATCTAAGTCTGGATGAACGCGTGATCTTGAAGTCTGTCAACGCGCACGCGATGCGACATACCTTCGGCACCCAGTCGGTGGCCGACGAGGTGCCAGTCGATGTCGTGCAAAAGGTGCTCGGTCACGCCTCGCTGCAGACGACGTCCATCTATGTTCAAGCGGAAAAGAAACGGATCTTGGAAGAGGTGGCGGCCTACTATACGCGACGCCCCGGGTAA
- a CDS encoding phage integrase family protein, which translates to MANQSQQLTLPTPRTYTRTDFAALRAFVQHIEPSVIAHRYYDPDDREVSPQAASADAMGRFLRTMLDDLVQLALRNGSAALAAHLKASIKQHGSAKLTAVTLRMVEQASVLAAAAPAADHHVGLWLRPLVTKRLTAERITTLGELVAYCNSHGGCWWRSVPRIGAHRASVLVAWLRRHEQALGVRVDDDVDAGPLVPAVGFGIVVVVGGSIDAPLLAPFERLAIPTALSGELGTNRAREFAFIRADHDLAAVHAYLNRYRDRPPTLRAYTRELERLVLWLVIVRGVALSSMTVEDCEAYKDFLKAPSASFVGPKRSRASGRWRPFTPEGVSPESQAYAVRAIRAAFAWLTTVRYLAGNPWSAVTDPTTITREVEVQVERALSADLWTRVRAELDARCNGKDLGGLTPTEDEARQWRIARAAILLMGNSGVRRDEAANARRENLSVAVVTATGSATKSSTDASTSSAAEQRSIWALGVIGKRRKQRTVPVNVATVAALRAHWADRELDFDAAWAEGPLIAPVVINGTDASLAKHRDASGGEGGPSHRPHAPYAADALARLVRESVRRIAEGLLREGALSHDAHVKLLATSAHAFRHTFGTQTVARGMPIDVAQRILGHASLQTTSIYVRAERQRMLEEAAKYYLEDGA; encoded by the coding sequence GTGGCTAATCAGTCGCAGCAGCTCACGCTTCCGACACCGCGTACCTACACGCGCACCGATTTCGCGGCGCTACGTGCGTTCGTGCAGCACATCGAGCCCTCGGTCATCGCGCACCGGTACTACGACCCGGATGATCGAGAGGTTTCGCCGCAAGCGGCCAGCGCTGATGCAATGGGGCGGTTCCTGCGCACCATGCTTGACGATCTCGTACAGCTTGCGCTGCGCAACGGCTCAGCTGCGCTCGCCGCGCATTTGAAAGCGTCGATCAAGCAGCACGGCAGCGCAAAGCTCACCGCGGTCACGTTGCGGATGGTCGAGCAGGCCTCAGTACTCGCGGCCGCGGCGCCCGCGGCGGATCATCACGTTGGCCTCTGGCTGCGACCGCTGGTGACCAAACGACTGACGGCCGAGCGGATCACGACACTCGGCGAACTCGTTGCGTATTGCAATTCGCACGGCGGCTGTTGGTGGCGCTCGGTGCCGCGCATCGGCGCGCACCGAGCGAGCGTCCTCGTTGCCTGGCTGCGTCGTCACGAGCAAGCGCTTGGGGTGCGAGTCGATGACGATGTTGATGCAGGCCCGCTCGTACCGGCGGTAGGTTTCGGCATCGTCGTCGTGGTCGGCGGCTCGATCGACGCGCCACTGCTCGCACCATTCGAACGCCTCGCCATTCCGACCGCCTTATCCGGGGAGCTTGGCACCAATCGCGCACGCGAGTTCGCGTTTATCCGGGCCGATCACGACCTGGCCGCAGTTCACGCCTATCTGAATCGCTACCGCGATCGGCCACCGACGTTGCGCGCGTACACGCGTGAACTCGAGCGTCTGGTCCTGTGGCTGGTGATCGTGAGGGGCGTCGCGCTTTCGTCGATGACGGTCGAAGATTGCGAGGCTTATAAGGATTTTCTGAAGGCGCCGAGTGCGAGTTTTGTGGGTCCGAAACGCTCGCGCGCCAGCGGCCGGTGGCGGCCTTTTACGCCCGAGGGCGTGTCGCCCGAGAGTCAGGCTTACGCGGTGCGCGCGATCCGTGCGGCGTTCGCGTGGCTCACGACCGTCAGGTATCTGGCCGGCAATCCATGGAGCGCAGTCACCGATCCGACTACGATCACGCGTGAGGTCGAGGTCCAGGTCGAGCGGGCGCTATCCGCCGATCTCTGGACCCGGGTGCGCGCGGAACTGGATGCCCGATGCAACGGCAAGGACCTGGGCGGGTTGACACCAACTGAGGACGAAGCGCGCCAGTGGCGCATCGCGCGTGCGGCCATTTTATTGATGGGGAACTCGGGCGTGCGGCGTGATGAAGCGGCCAACGCTCGTCGTGAAAATTTGAGTGTCGCGGTTGTCACGGCGACCGGCTCGGCGACCAAATCGTCGACCGACGCGTCCACCAGCTCAGCGGCCGAGCAGCGCTCGATCTGGGCGCTTGGCGTCATCGGCAAACGCCGCAAGCAACGCACGGTGCCGGTGAACGTGGCGACCGTCGCCGCGCTACGTGCGCACTGGGCGGATCGGGAACTAGACTTCGATGCGGCGTGGGCGGAGGGTCCTTTGATTGCGCCCGTCGTAATCAACGGGACCGATGCGTCGCTGGCTAAACATCGCGATGCGTCGGGTGGGGAGGGCGGGCCGTCCCACCGGCCTCATGCACCTTATGCGGCCGATGCACTGGCGCGCCTCGTACGCGAGTCGGTCAGACGTATTGCCGAGGGCCTGTTGCGGGAGGGTGCGCTCTCCCACGATGCGCACGTCAAGCTGCTGGCCACCTCGGCGCACGCGTTCCGTCATACTTTTGGAACGCAGACGGTTGCCCGCGGTATGCCGATTGATGTGGCGCAACGAATTCTGGGGCACGCGTCGCTGCAGACGACGTCGATCTATGTTCGGGCCGAGCGGCAGCGCATGCTCGAAGAAGCGGCTAAATATTATTTAGAAGATGGCGCCTAG